One Micromonospora sp. FIMYZ51 genomic window carries:
- a CDS encoding RNA methyltransferase, translating to MPFTPRTPRVVAARRLHRRRERDATGRFLAEGPQAVREALTRPDTVVELFGTPEALDRYADLAAAAAGADVPVSEVTDEALAALAETVAPQGLVAVCRHLDVPLAAALARAPRLVAVLAGIRDPGNAGTVLRTADAAGAAVVVFAGEAVDPYNGKCVRSSAGSLFHVDVVREREPAAVVAAVRAAGLAVLAATGYGEDDLDDLADAGRLATPTAWLFGSEAHGLPDNLVKAADHRVRVPLHGRAESLNLAAAAAVCLYASARAQR from the coding sequence ATGCCCTTCACACCGCGTACGCCCCGGGTGGTCGCCGCCCGCCGCCTGCACCGTCGGCGCGAGCGCGACGCCACCGGCCGGTTCCTGGCCGAGGGACCGCAGGCGGTCCGCGAGGCGCTGACCCGCCCGGACACCGTGGTCGAACTCTTCGGCACCCCCGAGGCCCTGGACCGGTACGCCGACCTGGCGGCAGCCGCCGCCGGTGCCGACGTACCCGTCTCCGAGGTGACCGACGAGGCGCTCGCGGCCCTCGCCGAGACCGTCGCCCCGCAGGGTCTGGTCGCCGTCTGCCGGCACCTCGACGTGCCCCTGGCCGCCGCGTTGGCCCGCGCCCCACGGCTGGTCGCCGTGCTGGCCGGGATTCGGGACCCGGGCAACGCCGGCACCGTGCTGCGCACCGCGGACGCGGCCGGCGCCGCCGTGGTGGTCTTCGCCGGGGAGGCGGTCGACCCGTACAACGGCAAGTGCGTACGCTCCTCGGCTGGCAGCCTGTTCCACGTCGACGTGGTCCGTGAGCGCGAGCCGGCGGCCGTGGTGGCCGCCGTGCGTGCCGCGGGCCTGGCCGTGCTCGCCGCCACCGGGTACGGCGAGGACGACCTCGACGACCTGGCCGACGCCGGCCGGCTCGCCACGCCCACCGCCTGGCTGTTCGGCTCGGAGGCGCACGGCCTTCCCGACAACCTGGTCAAGGCTGCGGACCACCGGGTCCGGGTGCCGTTGCACGGGCGGGCCGAGAGCCTGAACCTGGCTGCGGCTGCCGCCGTCTGCCTGTACGCTTCAGCGAGAGCGCAGCGCTGA
- the pheS gene encoding phenylalanine--tRNA ligase subunit alpha yields MSYRNDPYDPKQVALLDPAALAEAVTEAEKAFAAAGDPDALTAVRPAHLGDRAPVALARREIGALPPAAKADAGKRVNEARRAIEQAYAARAEVLEREQAERVLVEERVDVTLPYDRRPRGARHPITVLMEQISDLFIGMGYEVAEGPEVELEWTNFDALNIPPDHPARGLMDTFHIAPEESGLVLRTHTSPVQARTMLARKPPIYVVVPGRVYRTDELDATHAPVFHQVEGLVVDRGITMAHLRGTLDHFARAMFGEGARTRFRPHYFPFTEPSAEFDVWFPEHRDGPRWVEWGGCGMVNPRVLRACGIDPEVYSGFAFGMGIDRTVMFRHGVSDMRDMAEGDVRFTRAFGAGV; encoded by the coding sequence ATGAGCTACCGCAACGATCCGTACGACCCGAAGCAGGTCGCCCTGCTCGACCCGGCCGCCCTGGCCGAGGCCGTGACCGAGGCCGAGAAGGCGTTCGCCGCCGCCGGTGACCCCGACGCGCTTACCGCGGTGCGTCCGGCGCACCTCGGCGACCGGGCCCCGGTCGCGCTGGCCCGCCGGGAGATCGGCGCGCTGCCGCCGGCCGCCAAGGCCGACGCCGGCAAGCGGGTAAACGAGGCCCGCCGCGCCATCGAGCAGGCGTACGCCGCCCGTGCCGAGGTCCTGGAGCGCGAGCAGGCCGAGCGGGTGCTGGTGGAGGAGCGCGTCGACGTGACGCTGCCCTACGACCGGCGACCGCGCGGCGCCCGGCACCCGATCACGGTGCTGATGGAGCAGATCAGCGACCTGTTCATCGGGATGGGTTACGAGGTGGCCGAGGGGCCCGAGGTCGAACTGGAGTGGACCAACTTCGACGCGCTGAACATCCCGCCGGACCACCCGGCGCGCGGGCTGATGGACACCTTCCACATCGCGCCCGAGGAGTCGGGGCTGGTGCTGCGTACCCACACCTCGCCGGTGCAGGCACGCACCATGCTGGCCCGCAAGCCGCCGATCTACGTGGTGGTGCCGGGGCGGGTCTACCGCACCGACGAGTTGGACGCCACCCACGCGCCGGTCTTCCACCAGGTCGAAGGGCTGGTGGTGGACCGGGGCATCACGATGGCGCACCTGCGCGGCACGCTTGACCACTTCGCGCGGGCGATGTTCGGCGAGGGCGCGCGGACCCGCTTCCGGCCGCACTACTTCCCCTTCACCGAGCCGTCGGCCGAGTTCGACGTCTGGTTCCCGGAGCACCGCGACGGGCCGCGCTGGGTGGAGTGGGGCGGCTGCGGCATGGTGAACCCGCGGGTGCTGCGCGCCTGCGGCATCGACCCGGAGGTCTACTCCGGCTTCGCCTTCGGTATGGGCATCGACCGGACGGTGATGTTCCGGCACGGGGTCAGCGACATGCGCGACATGGCCGAGGGGGACGTGCGGTTCACCCGCGCGTTCGGGGCCGGGGTGTAG
- the rplT gene encoding 50S ribosomal protein L20, which translates to MARVKRAVNAQKKRRTLLETASGYRGQRSRLYRKAKEQVLHSMQYAYRDRRDRKGDFRQLWIQRINAGARANGMTYNRLIQGMRLAGIEVDRKILADLAVNDAAAFAAIVELARAAVQAEGTGGAAAQAA; encoded by the coding sequence ATGGCACGCGTCAAGCGGGCTGTGAACGCCCAGAAGAAGCGCCGTACCCTGCTGGAGACCGCGAGCGGTTACCGCGGCCAGCGCTCCCGGCTGTACCGCAAGGCCAAGGAGCAGGTGCTGCACTCGATGCAGTACGCCTACCGGGACCGTCGCGACCGCAAGGGCGACTTCCGGCAGTTGTGGATCCAGCGGATCAACGCGGGTGCCCGCGCCAACGGGATGACCTACAACCGCCTGATCCAGGGCATGCGCCTGGCCGGCATCGAGGTCGACCGCAAGATCCTGGCCGACCTGGCCGTCAACGACGCCGCCGCGTTCGCGGCGATCGTCGAGCTGGCCCGGGCCGCGGTCCAGGCCGAGGGCACCGGCGGCGCGGCGGCCCAGGCCGCCTGA